One window of Hymenobacter sp. BRD128 genomic DNA carries:
- a CDS encoding response regulator transcription factor, whose translation MHVLLVEDEKSLHQEVRQFLTQAQYLVDSAYTYAEASEKLFVNSYDFVLLDLGLPGGDGLDLLRDSRQSEKQEASFIILTARGALDDRIKGLDLGADDYLPKPFSLLELTSRMQAITRRKFGLKRPEITFGDGFVLDVTARTVRYGSTPDTPGPEVPLTKKEFDLLHYLLLHRGRVLTRLQLGEHLWGNVLEDDSDSNYIDVHIKNVRKKLAQFGSPDFIETVRGIGYRAV comes from the coding sequence ATGCACGTTCTGCTCGTTGAAGATGAGAAAAGCCTCCACCAGGAGGTGCGCCAGTTCCTGACGCAGGCCCAGTACCTGGTCGACTCGGCCTACACCTACGCCGAGGCATCGGAAAAGCTGTTTGTGAACTCCTACGACTTCGTGCTGCTCGACCTGGGCCTGCCCGGCGGCGATGGCCTCGACCTGCTGCGCGACTCCCGCCAGAGCGAAAAACAGGAGGCTTCGTTTATTATCCTCACGGCGCGCGGCGCCCTCGACGACCGTATCAAGGGCCTCGACCTGGGCGCCGACGATTACCTGCCCAAGCCCTTCTCGCTGCTGGAGCTGACGAGCCGGATGCAGGCCATCACGCGCCGCAAGTTTGGCCTGAAGCGCCCCGAAATCACCTTCGGCGACGGCTTCGTGCTGGATGTGACGGCCCGCACCGTGCGCTACGGCAGCACCCCCGACACGCCCGGCCCCGAGGTGCCGCTCACCAAGAAGGAGTTTGACCTGCTGCATTATTTGCTCTTGCACCGGGGCCGCGTGCTCACGCGCCTGCAGCTCGGCGAGCACCTGTGGGGCAATGTGCTGGAAGATGACTCGGACTCGAACTACATCGACGTGCACATCAAGAACGTGCGCAAGAAGCTGGCCCAGTTTGGCTCGCCCGACTTTATCGAAACGGTGCGCGGCATTGGCTACCGGGCAGTGTAA